One genomic region from Afipia felis ATCC 53690 encodes:
- a CDS encoding type II toxin-antitoxin system Phd/YefM family antitoxin, with the protein MTIPRKTPAHESDHWTVAGAKARLSEVIERAQSDPQIITRHGKPSVVIVSAEEWSRKTVRKGTLAEFLMASPLRDADLDLDRVRDQPRDLDL; encoded by the coding sequence ATGACAATCCCCCGAAAAACCCCTGCTCACGAATCGGATCACTGGACGGTCGCTGGCGCCAAGGCGCGTCTCTCCGAAGTGATCGAGCGCGCCCAGAGCGACCCGCAGATCATCACCCGCCACGGCAAGCCGAGCGTCGTCATCGTCTCGGCCGAGGAATGGTCGCGCAAGACCGTCCGCAAGGGCACGCTGGCCGAGTTCCTGATGGCCTCGCCGCTGCGCGACGCCGATCTCGACCTCGACCGGGTCCGCGACCAGCCGCGCGACCTCGATCTATGA
- a CDS encoding site-specific integrase: MDDITSRVLVSDPEARRALQLDALSAILPMERRDRLAELLTDDDVATLKHLAREGMGENTLRALASDLAYLEGWARAATGAPLPWPAPESLALKYVAHHLWDPSARETDPQHGMPAEVAAELRAALLLRTEGPHAPSTVKRRLANWGTLHRWKGQEGPFHAPSLRAALRLAVRASVRPRQRKSKRAVTRDVLDRLLATCCSDRLVDTRDLAILLLAFASGGRRRSEVARLRVEQITDEPAVPLDPKDPHSPTLPCVAIQLGRTKTGVADEAGRVFLVGPPVEALREWLERADIGKGPIFRAIDRWEALEERALTPQSVNLIVKRRCAIAGLEPREFSAHGLRSGYLTEAARQGVALQEAMQQSQHRSVQQAASYYNDAERAQGRASRLYSVER; the protein is encoded by the coding sequence ATGGACGACATCACTTCCCGCGTGCTGGTCTCCGACCCCGAAGCCCGGCGCGCCCTGCAGCTCGACGCGCTCTCGGCAATCTTGCCGATGGAGCGGCGCGATCGGCTCGCCGAGCTCCTGACCGACGACGACGTCGCGACCCTGAAACATCTCGCGCGCGAGGGCATGGGCGAAAATACCCTGCGGGCGCTCGCCTCCGATTTGGCTTACCTCGAGGGCTGGGCGAGGGCCGCGACCGGAGCACCGCTGCCGTGGCCGGCGCCGGAAAGCCTGGCCCTGAAGTACGTGGCGCATCACCTCTGGGATCCTTCCGCGCGCGAAACCGACCCGCAACACGGCATGCCGGCCGAGGTCGCGGCAGAGCTGCGAGCGGCGTTGCTACTTCGCACTGAGGGACCGCACGCGCCATCGACGGTCAAGCGCCGGCTGGCGAACTGGGGGACGCTGCATCGCTGGAAAGGGCAGGAGGGTCCGTTCCACGCCCCCAGTCTTCGCGCGGCCTTACGGCTCGCGGTCCGGGCCAGCGTCCGGCCGCGCCAGCGCAAGAGCAAGCGGGCGGTGACCCGCGACGTGCTCGACCGGCTGCTCGCGACATGTTGCTCCGACCGGCTCGTCGACACCCGCGATCTGGCGATCCTGCTCCTCGCGTTCGCCTCGGGCGGACGCCGACGGAGCGAGGTGGCGCGACTCCGGGTCGAGCAGATCACCGACGAGCCCGCGGTGCCGCTCGACCCCAAGGATCCGCATTCCCCAACTTTGCCGTGCGTGGCGATCCAGCTCGGCCGGACCAAAACCGGGGTCGCGGACGAGGCGGGCAGGGTGTTTTTGGTCGGTCCGCCGGTCGAAGCATTGCGCGAATGGCTCGAGCGTGCCGATATCGGCAAGGGGCCGATCTTCCGCGCTATCGACCGTTGGGAGGCCTTGGAGGAGCGGGCGTTGACACCGCAATCGGTCAACCTCATCGTCAAGCGGCGCTGTGCGATAGCGGGTCTCGAGCCGCGGGAGTTTTCCGCGCACGGGCTACGGTCAGGATATCTGACGGAAGCGGCCCGCCAGGGGGTGGCCTTGCAAGAAGCGATGCAGCAATCGCAGCACCGGTCGGTGCAGCAGGCGGCGAGCTACTACAATGACGCCGAGCGAGCCCAGGGCAGGGCATCTCGCCTATATTCGGTAGAGAGGTGA
- the repB gene encoding plasmid partitioning protein RepB, whose translation MSKRTDTIKSLFTAPHTVPLSADNKTSAAPARVSAGAVRSLKDSFSEVEKENQELRDKIAAGATIIEINPLLVDPSPVADRFRDDDASSDEVLKQSIAQRGQEVPILVREHPTAPGRYQSAYGHRRVRITRELGILVKAILKPLSDEELVVAQGLENGPREDLSFVERAMFAMHIEDAGHKRSVVQDALAIDRAEASKLITVAKAIPHDIVDAIGKAPKIGRGRWQTFSELLADPAVVKRIRATISDPAFAGRDSDGRFLAAFSAASRSAAKHASRTERAAAVLAANGQRIAQVQRADRELKLSIDKKVPASFADFLVEQLPHLFDTFSKSSERKEANEA comes from the coding sequence ATGAGCAAGCGCACTGACACAATCAAAAGCCTCTTCACCGCCCCTCACACGGTCCCGTTGTCTGCTGACAACAAAACTTCCGCAGCGCCAGCGCGAGTCTCAGCCGGCGCCGTGCGATCGCTGAAGGATTCGTTTTCGGAGGTCGAAAAGGAAAACCAAGAACTCCGGGACAAAATTGCCGCGGGCGCGACGATCATCGAGATCAACCCGCTCCTTGTCGATCCTTCTCCGGTCGCTGATCGTTTTCGAGACGACGACGCCAGCTCCGACGAGGTTCTAAAGCAATCGATTGCACAAAGGGGGCAGGAAGTACCGATCCTCGTCCGTGAGCATCCGACGGCGCCCGGGCGATATCAAAGCGCGTATGGCCATCGTCGCGTTCGTATTACGCGTGAGCTAGGCATTCTCGTGAAAGCGATCCTCAAGCCCCTCTCGGATGAAGAGCTCGTGGTGGCCCAGGGCCTTGAGAACGGTCCGCGCGAAGATTTGAGTTTCGTCGAGCGCGCAATGTTTGCGATGCACATCGAAGACGCCGGACACAAGCGCTCGGTGGTTCAAGATGCACTCGCCATCGACAGAGCTGAGGCGTCGAAGCTGATCACCGTTGCGAAGGCGATCCCGCACGACATTGTCGACGCGATTGGCAAGGCTCCGAAAATCGGTCGTGGCCGATGGCAAACCTTTTCGGAACTGCTTGCGGACCCCGCGGTGGTCAAACGCATCAGAGCTACAATCAGCGACCCGGCATTTGCCGGCCGAGATTCGGATGGGAGATTTCTCGCCGCATTTTCTGCGGCTAGCCGCTCTGCCGCGAAACATGCCTCCCGGACCGAACGCGCGGCTGCGGTACTGGCTGCTAACGGACAGCGAATCGCTCAAGTTCAACGTGCAGACCGCGAATTGAAACTCTCCATCGACAAGAAGGTGCCCGCCTCATTCGCGGACTTTCTCGTCGAACAGCTCCCGCACTTGTTCGACACCTTCTCCAAGTCGAGCGAGCGTAAGGAGGCCAACGAGGCGTAA
- a CDS encoding helix-turn-helix domain-containing protein: protein MLTGRPTWRLDRRSGGTVCVWNCEESAMGEKCCRRKAAHAAQGSTLRSAFHAGLEALRLESGLSRREFAERLGIPRSSYFHLMTSAANPSLDYIELIAERAGIDPLRLLHRQVSPTAGRRADIRDTRAAR from the coding sequence ATGTTGACCGGCCGTCCAACATGGAGGCTTGACCGGCGGAGCGGCGGAACCGTTTGCGTTTGGAACTGCGAGGAATCAGCGATGGGTGAGAAGTGTTGCCGCCGAAAGGCAGCTCACGCAGCGCAAGGCAGCACCTTGCGGAGTGCGTTCCACGCAGGATTGGAAGCGCTCAGGCTGGAATCGGGGCTGAGCCGGCGGGAATTCGCGGAGCGGCTTGGCATTCCGCGATCGAGTTATTTCCACTTGATGACATCGGCAGCCAATCCCAGCCTCGATTACATCGAGCTCATAGCCGAGCGGGCGGGTATCGACCCGCTGAGATTGCTTCACCGGCAGGTTAGCCCCACGGCCGGACGCCGCGCGGACATCAGGGATACTCGGGCGGCAAGATGA
- the repA gene encoding plasmid partitioning protein RepA, translating into MSIVDEENETASARITRHAGILSGQLRSLSTTLFPPAASKSLRSFTSGEVAKIVRVSDGYLRQLSLDGLGPIPSTGHGGRRSYTLAQINELRAYLAEARPRERLEFFPRRRDDEKLQIITVANFKGGSAKTTTALYLSQYLALAGFRVLALDLDPQASLSAMFGYQPEFDIGPNETIYGAIRYDDQRRPLREVVRPTYFEGIGLVPGNLELMEFEHHTPRAMIERRERGHDLFFRRLASAIDQVADDYDVVVIDCPPQLGYLTMGALNAATAMLVTIHPQMVDVASMSQFLLMTSDLMAVIEEAGGRLDHDFIRYVITRHDPNDVPEAQIVALLRNLFGSDVLQATVWKSTAVANAGLTKQSLYELDRGSVGRGAYDRALESVDAVNGEITQLIKKVWGR; encoded by the coding sequence ATGAGCATCGTTGACGAGGAAAATGAGACGGCGAGCGCGCGGATCACGCGACACGCGGGCATCCTCTCGGGTCAGCTCCGTTCGCTGAGCACCACGCTATTCCCTCCAGCAGCCAGCAAATCACTCCGCTCTTTCACCTCAGGCGAGGTCGCCAAAATCGTCCGCGTATCGGACGGATATCTCAGGCAGCTCTCGTTGGACGGCCTAGGCCCGATCCCCTCTACCGGTCATGGCGGGCGGCGGTCTTACACACTGGCGCAAATAAATGAGCTGCGCGCCTACCTTGCCGAGGCGCGTCCGCGGGAACGGCTTGAGTTTTTTCCGCGCCGCCGGGACGACGAAAAGTTGCAGATCATCACCGTTGCGAACTTCAAGGGTGGCTCAGCGAAGACGACAACAGCTCTGTATCTTTCTCAGTATCTCGCACTGGCGGGCTTTCGGGTACTGGCTCTCGATCTCGACCCCCAGGCCTCTCTCTCGGCCATGTTCGGCTATCAACCCGAATTTGATATCGGCCCAAACGAGACGATCTATGGGGCCATCCGTTACGACGATCAGCGCCGGCCCCTGCGTGAGGTTGTTCGCCCCACATATTTCGAAGGAATTGGCTTGGTGCCAGGAAATCTCGAACTCATGGAGTTCGAGCACCATACGCCCCGAGCGATGATCGAGCGTCGGGAGCGGGGACATGACCTATTCTTCCGTCGATTGGCTTCCGCGATTGATCAAGTGGCAGACGATTATGATGTCGTCGTGATCGACTGCCCGCCCCAGCTCGGATACCTCACGATGGGGGCGCTGAACGCCGCCACCGCGATGCTCGTGACAATCCATCCCCAAATGGTGGATGTCGCTTCGATGAGCCAGTTTCTGCTTATGACCTCCGACCTGATGGCGGTCATCGAGGAAGCGGGCGGCCGCCTCGACCATGATTTCATTCGCTACGTCATCACGCGCCACGATCCAAATGACGTGCCGGAGGCCCAGATCGTTGCGCTCCTACGAAACCTGTTCGGGTCGGACGTACTGCAAGCGACGGTGTGGAAGTCGACGGCAGTCGCCAACGCAGGCCTAACCAAACAGTCACTCTACGAACTAGATCGCGGATCCGTAGGCAGAGGGGCATACGACCGAGCCCTGGAATCGGTGGATGCTGTCAACGGTGAGATCACGCAACTCATAAAGAAGGTGTGGGGGCGATGA
- a CDS encoding single-stranded DNA-binding protein: protein MRNIAEFTLIGRVGTIKQVGKTVRVSICANYPFKDDKGQWKDDAHWNEVTIFTKAIQSYVNEHISKGDLVHVRGRLRQNSFERDGQRVYTVDLIGLELGRLAQASERVAA from the coding sequence ATGCGCAATATCGCCGAATTCACTCTCATCGGTCGGGTCGGAACCATCAAGCAGGTCGGCAAGACTGTTCGCGTCAGCATCTGCGCCAACTACCCGTTCAAGGACGACAAAGGTCAGTGGAAGGACGACGCGCACTGGAACGAGGTCACAATCTTCACAAAGGCGATCCAGTCTTACGTGAACGAGCACATCAGCAAGGGAGACTTGGTCCACGTCCGCGGGCGACTTCGGCAGAACAGCTTTGAGCGCGACGGCCAGCGGGTTTACACCGTCGATCTCATCGGTCTGGAGTTGGGCCGGCTGGCGCAAGCCAGCGAGCGCGTCGCCGCATAG
- a CDS encoding ParA family protein: MPSIFAVANPKGGSGKTTVAIILAGEFAKHGYSVAIVDADPQGSSYQWHASSVARGLSPQGVDLVRAPDEKALAQAIDRLDGYDVVVVDTPGYYGDVLIQSALRADLVVLPCKVHTFDASQVVRTIRNLEQHAASSKLPMSQHRVLFNEYDSLDRNTRPLKEVVAYLDAEKVPVCANALYRRVTYRTMTSGHGTLYQMSDKDESVRKARYNADQVVRELLAASQGADQGDAA; the protein is encoded by the coding sequence GTGCCGAGCATCTTCGCCGTGGCAAACCCGAAAGGCGGAAGCGGCAAGACGACCGTCGCGATCATCCTCGCCGGCGAGTTCGCCAAGCACGGTTACTCGGTCGCCATTGTCGATGCCGATCCGCAGGGATCCTCTTACCAATGGCATGCGTCATCGGTCGCGCGGGGCTTGAGCCCGCAGGGCGTCGACCTCGTGCGCGCGCCTGATGAAAAGGCTCTCGCCCAGGCGATCGATCGGCTGGACGGCTATGACGTCGTCGTCGTCGACACCCCCGGCTATTATGGCGATGTCTTGATCCAGTCGGCGCTCCGCGCCGACCTCGTTGTCCTTCCTTGCAAGGTTCACACCTTCGACGCTTCCCAGGTCGTGCGCACCATCCGCAATCTCGAACAGCATGCTGCCAGCTCAAAGCTGCCGATGAGCCAGCATCGTGTTCTGTTCAACGAATACGACAGCCTCGACCGCAACACCCGGCCCCTGAAGGAGGTCGTCGCCTATCTCGATGCAGAAAAAGTTCCCGTTTGCGCCAACGCGCTGTACCGGCGCGTCACCTATCGCACCATGACAAGCGGACACGGCACGTTGTACCAGATGAGCGACAAGGACGAATCGGTCCGCAAGGCCCGTTACAACGCCGATCAGGTCGTCCGCGAATTGCTCGCTGCAAGCCAAGGTGCCGACCAGGGCGACGCCGCATGA
- a CDS encoding helix-turn-helix domain-containing protein, whose protein sequence is MSRFKDLPVKFSNVQYTGPRAWCMFPGVSPGGPESQPTMSPVRKPQATDHSVLSEMLAARLQQLEIENGGTERFQRKLGLARGTYYTMVRGRGNPTLRTIERIASSLNMSVFELLGFNDTDARRALNKSGIDYDELVSAIEKKNQAERSLARQTRSRKLPY, encoded by the coding sequence ATGAGTCGTTTCAAAGATTTGCCTGTAAAATTCTCCAACGTCCAATATACTGGACCTCGGGCTTGGTGTATGTTCCCCGGCGTTTCTCCCGGTGGACCCGAAAGCCAACCTACCATGTCACCAGTCCGCAAACCCCAGGCGACCGATCATTCTGTTCTGAGTGAAATGCTTGCAGCCCGGCTCCAGCAACTCGAAATCGAGAACGGTGGGACGGAACGCTTCCAGCGAAAGCTAGGCCTTGCGCGCGGCACCTACTACACGATGGTGCGTGGTAGAGGAAATCCGACGCTCCGAACCATCGAACGCATCGCATCGAGCCTCAATATGAGTGTATTCGAATTGCTTGGCTTCAACGATACCGATGCCCGTCGTGCGCTGAATAAAAGCGGTATCGATTACGATGAGTTGGTTTCCGCAATCGAAAAGAAAAATCAAGCCGAGCGTAGCCTTGCGCGTCAGACGCGATCACGCAAATTGCCATACTGA
- a CDS encoding type II toxin-antitoxin system VapC family toxin yields the protein MNVLLDTNVLSEVRRPAPDSKVLAWLDTIDEDRAFISVASIAELRRGIALMDDGRRRDALTAWLAEDLPARFAGRILPIDPGIAERWGDLMAQARRSGFALSVMDGFFAATALDRELVLATRNTKDFAPLGLPLLNPWIDEGAPA from the coding sequence ATGAATGTCCTGCTCGACACCAACGTGCTCTCGGAGGTTCGCCGGCCGGCGCCGGACTCCAAGGTGCTCGCATGGCTCGATACGATCGACGAGGACCGGGCCTTCATCAGCGTGGCGTCGATCGCCGAGCTCCGGCGCGGCATCGCCCTGATGGACGATGGCCGCCGCCGGGACGCGCTGACCGCCTGGCTCGCGGAGGATCTGCCGGCGCGCTTCGCCGGGCGGATCCTGCCGATTGATCCGGGGATCGCCGAACGCTGGGGCGATCTGATGGCGCAGGCCCGCCGCAGCGGCTTTGCGCTTTCGGTGATGGACGGGTTTTTTGCCGCCACCGCTCTTGACCGCGAGTTGGTGCTGGCGACCCGCAACACCAAGGATTTTGCGCCGCTGGGCTTGCCATTGCTGAACCCCTGGATCGATGAAGGAGCGCCGGCATGA
- the repC gene encoding plasmid replication protein RepC, translating to MLDQNPITPFGRRPLSLSTVEAQRGVREFPEGKPAHKWQVFRNICEARASLAISDRALMVLNALLSFHPDTVLTAGATDLVVFPSNRLLALRAHGMAASTLRRHLAALVDHGLVLRRDSPNGKRYARKTPSGDIEQAFGFDLGPIVARSDEFAAAAEAAIAKRQALGILRERMTLARRDIAKMIATGVEQGVAADWASYHRTFREILTRLPRVPKCEILEPIVVELVSLAKAIVKALEQHLDPIEPVPPISSADRTQNSGPEEPSSSEPDPAPGAHEMADPSNARTASAIPIRMVVELCPDIVDYARSGIRTPQDLITTASTVRSMLGISPSAWEEARIAMGDGQASVVLSAILQRGNAIKNPGGYLRILARRAAAGKFSVWPMLMALRRQGQAARDRDPPSSSFPDDFS from the coding sequence ATGCTTGACCAAAATCCGATTACGCCGTTTGGGCGGCGACCGCTGTCGCTCAGTACCGTCGAGGCGCAACGCGGCGTGAGAGAATTCCCCGAGGGCAAGCCCGCGCACAAATGGCAGGTGTTCCGAAACATCTGTGAGGCGCGGGCATCGCTCGCCATCTCCGATCGCGCGCTTATGGTTTTGAACGCACTGCTCTCGTTTCATCCCGACACAGTATTGACTGCCGGCGCGACCGATCTGGTCGTGTTTCCCTCAAATCGGCTTCTTGCCTTGCGCGCGCATGGGATGGCAGCCTCGACCTTGCGCCGCCATCTTGCGGCGCTTGTCGATCACGGACTCGTTCTCCGAAGGGATAGTCCGAATGGCAAACGCTACGCACGCAAGACGCCTTCCGGCGATATCGAACAGGCGTTTGGCTTCGATCTCGGACCGATCGTGGCCCGATCCGACGAATTCGCTGCCGCGGCCGAAGCCGCCATCGCCAAGCGCCAGGCGCTCGGCATTCTTCGCGAACGGATGACCTTGGCGCGGCGTGACATCGCCAAGATGATTGCGACTGGTGTGGAGCAGGGTGTCGCCGCCGATTGGGCCTCCTATCATCGGACGTTCCGAGAGATCCTGACCCGGCTTCCTCGCGTCCCGAAATGTGAGATTCTTGAGCCCATCGTTGTCGAACTAGTGAGCTTGGCAAAAGCGATCGTCAAAGCTCTCGAACAACACCTTGATCCGATCGAGCCCGTCCCGCCAATTTCATCGGCCGATCGGACTCAGAACTCAGGCCCGGAGGAGCCTAGTTCATCCGAACCTGACCCGGCACCGGGCGCCCATGAGATGGCTGACCCCAGCAACGCTCGAACGGCCAGCGCAATCCCTATTCGCATGGTGGTCGAACTCTGTCCCGACATCGTCGACTATGCGCGCAGTGGCATCCGCACGCCGCAGGATCTCATTACGACCGCATCCACCGTTCGTTCCATGCTCGGCATTAGTCCAAGCGCCTGGGAGGAAGCCCGCATCGCAATGGGCGATGGACAAGCCAGTGTAGTGCTCTCGGCCATTCTGCAACGGGGCAACGCCATCAAGAATCCAGGAGGCTATCTCCGAATCCTGGCCCGGCGCGCCGCAGCGGGCAAATTCTCAGTCTGGCCGATGCTGATGGCGCTTCGGCGGCAAGGGCAAGCTGCCCGTGACAGAGACCCACCCTCATCTTCCTTCCCGGACGACTTTTCGTAA
- the repC gene encoding plasmid replication protein RepC: protein MQSHSPTTPFGRRSLTLAHVASQMVATARPPEKVVHKWKIFHAICTARPRLGVSERSLSVLNALLTFHPETALTGEDDLIVFPSNHQLSLRAHGMPASTLRRHLAVLVDAGLVVRRDSPNGKRYARKGSAGEIELAFGFDISPLVVRSEEFESLAADIEAEARALKLVRERITLCRRDIAKMIATGIEEDVPTRRDGQGPADWQEVHAAFRSIVDQIPRTATRQELEPIAEELSQLADDVLNLLKTHIKSTDSSANESHTERHIQNSNTDPLIDLEPSLREGRAARAEPKPQPPRVAEGTYPLGMVLNACPDIVDYAKGGISNWRDLLATAAVVRSMLGISPSAWEEAQTVLGETPAAIVVACILQRGAAIRSAGGYLRGLTRKAEAGEFSLGPILMSQINSRLSEKRRA, encoded by the coding sequence ATGCAGTCACACTCCCCAACGACGCCCTTTGGGCGGCGATCGCTGACGCTTGCCCATGTGGCAAGCCAAATGGTGGCCACCGCGCGGCCGCCCGAGAAGGTCGTGCACAAATGGAAGATATTTCATGCCATCTGCACGGCGCGGCCGCGCCTGGGCGTCTCCGAGCGCTCGTTATCGGTCTTGAACGCGCTGCTGACCTTCCACCCCGAGACCGCGCTTACCGGCGAAGACGACCTGATCGTCTTCCCGTCGAACCATCAGTTGTCGCTGCGGGCGCATGGGATGCCGGCATCGACACTGCGGCGTCACCTCGCGGTTCTCGTCGACGCCGGCCTGGTCGTTCGGCGCGATAGTCCAAACGGCAAGCGCTATGCGCGGAAGGGCAGCGCCGGCGAGATCGAACTGGCGTTTGGTTTCGACATTTCGCCACTGGTTGTTCGATCGGAGGAGTTCGAGAGCCTGGCGGCCGACATCGAGGCAGAAGCGCGGGCGCTCAAGCTTGTCCGGGAGCGGATCACGCTGTGCCGGCGGGACATTGCCAAGATGATCGCCACCGGCATCGAGGAAGATGTTCCGACACGTCGAGACGGGCAGGGGCCGGCCGATTGGCAGGAAGTCCATGCCGCCTTCCGCTCGATCGTCGATCAGATTCCACGCACCGCAACGAGGCAAGAACTCGAGCCGATCGCCGAAGAGCTGTCACAGCTTGCAGATGACGTCCTCAATCTTCTGAAAACACACATCAAATCCACTGATTCAAGCGCCAATGAGTCCCATACTGAGCGCCACATACAGAATTCAAATACAGATCCCTTAATTGATCTTGAACCTAGCCTTCGAGAAGGCAGGGCGGCGAGGGCGGAGCCCAAACCTCAACCACCGAGGGTGGCGGAAGGGACGTATCCGTTGGGAATGGTGCTGAACGCTTGCCCAGACATCGTGGATTACGCCAAGGGCGGGATTTCGAACTGGCGGGATTTGCTCGCGACCGCCGCAGTGGTTCGATCGATGCTGGGGATCAGTCCGAGCGCCTGGGAAGAGGCGCAAACTGTGCTGGGCGAGACGCCGGCTGCGATTGTCGTCGCCTGCATCCTGCAGCGCGGCGCTGCGATCAGATCCGCCGGCGGCTATCTCCGCGGACTGACCCGGAAAGCGGAGGCCGGAGAGTTTTCGCTTGGCCCGATTTTGATGTCGCAGATCAATTCGCGTCTCAGCGAAAAGCGGCGGGCGTGA